From Patulibacter sp. SYSU D01012:
CACGGATGCGCGACGCCCGGGGCGACCGTAGCGTCGACGACACAGCCAGCCAGCGGAGACCGCCATGTTCACCACCATCCTCGTCGGCTTCGACGGGACCCCCGAGGCCCTCGGTGCGCTCGACCTGGCGCGCCGGCTCGGCGCGGACGACACCACGCTGATCGTCGCCGACGTGCTGACGGACGCCCGAGCCGCCGCCCGGGCGCTCGTGCCCGGCGGCCACCCCGACGACCTGGCCGCGGCCGACCTGGCGCCCGCGCGCGAGATGCTCGACGACCGCCCGTGGGTGGAGTACGCCGCCCCGCGCGCCCGCTCCGTCGCCGAAGGCCTGCACCGCACGGCCAGCGAGACGATGAGCGACCTGATCGTGGTCGGCGCCACCCGCCACGGCGCCGCCGCGCGCCGCGTGCTCGGGGACGACGCCGAGGCGACGCTGCACGGCGCCCCGTGCGCCGTCGCGGTCGCCCCCGCGGGCGCCACGGAGGAGGTGCGCCACGTCGGCGTGGCGTTCGACGGCACCGCCGCCGGCCGACGCGCCGTCGCCGTCGCGGCCGCGCTCGCCGCCGAGCACCACGCCGACCTGACGCTGCTCTCCGTGGTCGACACCACCCGCGCGTACGCGACGTTCGGCACCGCCGGCGGCTTCGGCGACGTGCGCCGCGAGGCCCGCGAGGCGCTGACCGACGCGGCCGCCGGCGTGCACGGCGTGCCCCGCGTGCGCCGCCGCCTGCTCGAGGGCGACCCGGTGCGCGAGGCCGTCGCGCTGTCGCACGAGGTCGACCTGCTCGTCCTGGGCGCCCGCGCCAACGGGCCCGCGCTGCGGCTGCTGCTCGGCAGCGTCTCCTCGCGCGTCGTCCGGCGCGCCGAGTGCCCCGTCATGGTCGTGCCCGAGGCGGTCCGCGTCGCCGACGGCGCGGTCTCGGGGACGTAGACCCGTGCCCCACGCGCCCGACGCCCCCGACGCCCTGCTCGTGCCCGATCCGCTGCCCGCCGCGGCAGGCGACGACGCGTGCCCCGCGCCTCGGCCCGCCGCCGGGGCGCCCCGCACGCCGACCGGCACGTCCCCGGCCGCGCCCCCGTCGACCGGCACGGCGCCCGCCGCCGCCCCGGTCCCCGCGGCCGGCGACCCCTCGGCCACCACCCTCGACGAGCCGCGCCTGCGCCGCCTGATCGCCGTCGGCCGCACCCTCGTCGGCCAGCTCGACCCCGACGCGCTCCTCGAGCACATCCTCGCCGCCGCGCAGGAGCTGACGGGCGCGCGCTACGCCGCCCTCGGCGTCCTCGACGACGACCGGCGCGGGCTGCGCCGCTTCCTCTCGCGCGGCCTGAGCCCCGAGCAGGAGCGCGCGATCGGCCACCCGCCGCGCGGGCACGGCCTGCTCGGCGAGGTCATCCGCGCCGGCGCGCCGCTGCGCATCGACGACCTGTCGGCGCACCCGCGGTCCTTCGGCGTCCCCGACGCCCACCCGCCGATGACGTCGTTCCTCGGCGTGCCGATCCTGGTGCGCGGCCGGCCGTGGGGCAACCTGTACCTGACCGAGCGGGCCGGCGGCCCGTTCACCGCCGCGGACGAGGAGGCGCTCGTCGTCCTCGCCGACTGGGCGGCCATCGCCGTGACGAACGCAGGGCTGTACGACCGGCTGCGGGAGCGGCACGACGAGCTCGAGCGCGTCAACGCCGGCCTGGCCGCCACGACCGCGATCGCCCGCGCCATCGGCACCGAGACCGACCTGGACCGCGTCCTCGACCTCATCGCCAAGCGCGGGCGGGCGCTCATCGACGCCCGCACCGCGGCGATCCTCCTGGCCGAGGACGACGGGCCGCTGCGCGTGGCGACCGTCGCCGGCGACCGCGAGCCCCTCGCCCCCGGCGACGCCGTCGACCGCGCGTCCTCGGTGGCCGGCGAGGTGCTCGACGCGCGGCGTCCGCGCCGGGTGCCCGCCGCCGCGCTCGGCGCCGGGACCGTGGGCCACGCGCTGCTCGTCCCCCTCGTCTTCCGCTCCCGTCGGCTGGGCGTCTTCGTGGCGCTCGACCACCACGGCACGCTGGCGCCGTTCACCGCCGGGGAGGAGGAGCTGCTGCTCGCCTTCGCCGCGTCGGCCGCCACCGCGGTCGCCACCGCCCAGACCGTCGGGGAGCAGCGGCTGCGCGACGCGCTCGACGGCGCCGAGCAGGAGCGGCGCCGCTGGGCCCGCGAGCTGCACGACGAGACGCTGCAGGGGCTGGCGGCGCTGCGGATGCAGCTCGTCGCCGTCCGGCGTCTGGCCACCGCGCCCGACGTCGCCGGCGCGCTCGATGGCCTGCTCGAGGGCGTCGCGGACGAGATCCGCAAGCTGCGCACGCTCGTCACGGAGCTGCGGCCCGCCGCGCTCGACGACCTGGGGCTGGCGCCCGCCGTCCAGAGCCTGGCCCGCGACGTCGCGGCCGCGACCGGCCTGCGCGTGGACGTCGCCGTCGACCTGGAAGGGCGCGGGCGGCCCCGACGGGCGGCTGTCGCCCGAGCGCGAGACCGCCGTGTACCGCCTGGCGCAGGAGGCCCTGACGAACGTCGTCAAGCACGCAGGTGCCCGCGCGGCGTCCGTCGCCGTCACGCACGACGGCACCGCCGTGCTGCTGACCGTCCGCGACGACGGTCGCGGCGTCGACGCGGACGCCGTCGCCGAGCGCACGGGCTTCGGCATCACCGGCATGCGCGAGCGCGTCCGGCTCGAGGGCGGCACGCTCCGCATCGGGCCCCGGCCGGGCGGGGGCACCGAGGTCGTCGCCCGCCTGCCGTCCGCCCGCTGACCCCGCCGGAGGGCTCGTTCGGCGGCCGCCGGGCCGGCGGCCACGATCCCCGGGCCCATGGACGCGGCGCGGTGCCCGCCGGCCGTCCGGCGCGCGGGCGTGGCCCGGCGCCGCCGATCCGGCGCGGAGCCGTCGGTCGTCCGCCCGGCGCGGGGCGACCGGCCGCCCGCGGGCCGTTCAGTCGACGAGCGCCGTCTCGCGCGCGGCCAGGTACGCCGCCAGCCGGCCCCCGGCGATCTTCGTCGGCGGCCACCACAGCGGCTCGCGCGAGACCACCGTCGCCCAGCCGTCGTCGCCGTGCTCGGCGCGCAGGTAGAGCGTCCCCTGGCCGTCGAGCAGCGCGGCGCGCACGACCGGGCGTGCGGGCGCCGTCTCGCCGTCCTGCAGGCCGAGGTGCCGCAGCACGTCGGCCGCGGCGACGTCCGCCTGCTGGACCGCCAGGCCCCCCTGCTTGACCGGCCGGTCCGTGACGTCCCCGACCGCCCACGCGTCGTCCTCGCCCACGATCCGCCCGCGCACGTCGACGGGCACGAAGCCCGCGCGGTCGTGCGGCAGGCCCGGGATCGCCGGGCCCTGCGGCCGCGCGAGGGCGACGACCGCGTCGAGCGGCACCGGATCCCCCAGCGGCACGGGCAGCGTCCCGCCGGCCACCGTCTCGGGCGGGCAGGACGTCCGGAGCTCGACGCCCCGACGCCGCAGGAGGGAGCGCACGGCGTCCCCCGCGGCGTCGCCGAACGCCTGCAGCGGCGCGTCCTCCGCCGTGAGCACCGTGACGAGCGTCGTCTCCGGCGGCGCGGCGTGCGCGAGCAGCAGCGCCACCTCGTAGGCCGGCAGCGTCCACGCCACGCCCGGCGGCACGACGACCGCCAGGCGCGTGGCCTGCCCCGCGCGCACGCGGGCGACGAGCGCCGCGAACGCGGGCTCGTCGTGCGGGGCGCCGAGCGTCACGGCGCCGGGCACCGCGGCCTCGGGGGCGGCCCCCGACGCGACGACGAGCGCCTCGTACGCGATGCGGCCCCCGTGGGTCGTCGTCGCGACGCGCCGATCCAGGTCCACGCTCGCCAGGCGGTCGCCCACGACGCTCGCGCCCCATTCGGCCGCGAGCGGCGGCACCGCCACGGTCTGCCGGGTGTCGGGGACCAGTCCCGCGTACGCGGCCAGCGGGCGGTAGCGGAAGTGGGGATCGGGCGCCAGCAGCGTCACCCGCACCTCGCCCGCCGCCCGCTCGTGCAGCGCCATGACGACCTCGAGGGCGGCGGTGCCGCCGCCGACGACGAGCACCTGGGTGTGCGCCGGCGCCGCGGCGGCGTCGTGCGGGAGGACGGCGGGGACGGTCATGGGGCGACGGTACGCCCCGGCGGGCCGCGTTCCATCGGGGAAGGACCGTCCCGGAGACCGTAGGGACCACGGAGCGGCCCGCGCGCGCCGATCGCGGCCGCTCCGGTGGGCCGCTCGACCGGAGCTTCGTCACGTACACCGTACTTTCCCCGCATCTCGTCGCGGCCGATCCCCGTGGCCGCCGGGACCGCCGGTCGGCACCGTATACAGGCATGCTGACGCTCGCGCCCACCCTCACCCCTCCCGGCGGCCGCCCCGGCGGCACGGTGCTCGTCGCCTTCGCCAGCGCGCACGGGACGACGCGCGAGATCGCGGAGCGCATCGCCTCCCGGCTGCACCTGCGCGGCATCGGCACCGTCCTGGCGGACGTCGCGGCGGAGCCCCTGACCTCGGTGGCCGCGCACGACCGCGTCGTGGTCGCCGCGCCGGTGCGCGGAGACCACCACCACCCGGCGATGGTCGCGTGGCTGCAGCTCCGGGCCCGCGAGCTGGCGGGGCGCGACGTCTCGCTCGTGTCCGTCTCGCTGAGCGCCGCGTCGGGCGACGCGTGGGCGGGCCGCACCGCCCGCTACGTCGAGACGCTCGCCGCCGAGACGGGCGTCCGGCCGGACCGCGTCCTGCAGGTCGGCGGCGCCCTCCGCTACCGCTCGGCCACCGTCGCCACGCGCCTGCGGATGAAGCGCGTCGCCGCCGTCCGCCACCTCGACACCGACGCCTCGCGCGACCACGGCTACACCGACTGGGACGCCGTCGACGGGCTCGTCGGGCTGCTCGCCCGCGCGGTGCACGGCGGCGCCGGGGCGGCGCTGCGCCTGGCGGGCTGACCGGCGCGTCCGCGCGCTCCGGACGCGGCGTCCGGCCGGGCGCGCCTGCGAGACTCCGTGGGGTGATCCAGCCCGAACCCGTGAACGCGCGCTTCGTCGGCGGACCCCTCGACGGCGAGACGCACCTCCTCGCCCACCGCCTGCCGTTCGTGCAGGTCCCCGGTCCCGGCGAGACGTTCTTCGCCCGTCTGCACGTCGACGCCCCGGACGCCCCCGACCACCTCGTCTACGCCCTCGACGGGGCGGACGACGCCGAGACGCTCGTCTACCGCTGCCGCGCCGACGCCCCCGGGGCGTGACCGTGCCGTCCCGGCACGAGGTCCTCGCCCGCGCCGTCGAGCGCGGCGCCCGCACCGCCGCGCGGGCCGCCGGCCGCGACTGGTCGCGGCTGAGCGAGGAGGAGCGCGCGCCGCACCGGCAGCTCGCGCGCCGCTGGGCCGAGTTCGTCGGGCTCGACGGCGCGATCGCCGCGCTCGACGAGATCGCCACGAAGGCGCCCGTGGAGACGGAGCACGGCATCGAGGTGCGCACCGTCGACGGCGCGCACGCCCAGGCGCTCGCGGCCGAGGCGCTCGCCCGCCTGGGCGCGGACGACGTGCCTGCCGACGGCGACGCCGACGCCGGCTAGGCGCTGCCGCCGGCCCAGGCCTCGCGGCGCCGGACCGCCACGACGGTGACGTCCTCGGACGCCGACGGCGGAGCGGCGGCGTCCGTCACGCGCGCGACGGCCTCCTCCGCGCTGCGCGCCCCTGCGACGAGCGCCCCGACCGTCGCGGGCGTCGGCGGCCCGTCGCCCAGCACCAGGCCGGCGCCCCAGGCCACGAGCACCGCGCCCGGGGGCAGCTCCACGTCGGTCGGCGCGTAGGCGGCGCCGTCCGTGGTGCCGAGGGGCGCGCCGGCGACGAACGGGCGCACCGCCCCGTCGGGCGCCACGACCTGCGCGCGCCCGTGCCCGGCGTCCGCGCACGCCACCCGTCCGCCGTCGCGCAGGGCGAGGACGAGCACGCCGGTGGCGCGGCCGGCCGTGCCGCCCTCGGTCGCCACCTCGGCGGCGAGCCGGCCGAGGGCCGCCGCGGGATCGGCCTCGTCGCGGGTCGCCGCCCGCAGCGCCGAGCGGACGACCGCCATCGCGATCGCGGCCGGCATCCCGTGGCCCGCCACCCCGCCGAGCGCGACGACGGTCGCGTCCGGGCCGTGGTGCCAGTCGTAGAAGTCGCCGCCGACCCGGGGCGACGCCCGGCAGCGTCCCGCGACCTCCCACGCGTCGTCCCACGGCGGTCGGGTGGGCAGCAGCGAGCCGTGGATCGCGGCCGCGCGCGCCAGGGCGTCCTCGCGGCTCAGCTCCTGCTCCGCCCACTGCCCCAGGTCGCGCAGCAGCGCCCGGTCCGCGTCGGTCAGGCGCCGGGGCCGGCGGTCGGCGACGCAGAGCGTGCCGACGCGATGGCCGCCCGCCGTCGCCAGCGGCACCCCGGCGTAGAAGCGCAGGCGCGGGTCGTCCGCCACGTAGGGCACGTCGCGGAACCGCGGGTCCGCGCTGAGGTCCTCGACCTCGAGCCCGTCGGGGTCCAGGATCGTGTGCGCGCAGACCGACAGCCGCCGCGAGATCTCCAGGCCCTGCCCGCCCGCGACGGACTTCGTCCACTGGCGGTCGTCGTCGATCAGGTTCACGAGCGCCATGTCGACGCCCATGAGCCGGCGACAGAGGCGCGTGACGCGGTCGAAGCGCTCCTCGGGCGAGCTGTCCAGGAGCTCCGTCTCGTGGAGCGCGGCCAGGCGCTCGAACTCGTCCGCCGGGATCTCGGGCGCCGTCACGCCGCCGGAGGGGTCGGGTCACGCATGCCGCCAGCGTAGCCCGGAGATACGGCGCACACCCGCCGGGTCAACGGATGGCGGCGCCGGCGCGCGCCGGCGGGCGGACGGATGGTCGCGCGCCCGGCGGCCGCGGGCTACGGGCGGTCCACCCGCAGGCTCCAGCGGTTGCGGCCGCCGTCGCGCTCGAGCGCGAGCGCGTCGAGCGTCGCGCGGGCGAGCTCCAGGCCCCGGCCCGACTCGGCCAGCGGGTCCACGTCGAGCGCGGGCGCGCCGCCGCACGGTCCGGGGTCGGGTGCCGCGCGGCCGTCGTCCTCCAGCGTCCCGAGCACCGCGCGGGGCGTCACCCAGACGTCGAGCACCATCCGGGGCGGCCCGCCGGTCGGTCGCGCGCCGTGCTCGACGACGTTCGCGGCCAGCTCGGCCACGGCCGTGGAGAACCGCGCCTGCAGCGGCGCGGGCACGGGCGGCCGCGCGTCGCGCCACACCGCGTCCAGCAACGCGTGGACCCGTTCCAGGCACGCGGGCACGGCGTCGATCTCCAGGTGCATCGGCCTACAGCCCGTCGAGCGCCTCGGCGACCGTCTCGTAGGGCCGCAGGACGCGGTCCAGCCGCATGAGCCGCAGCACCGACAGCACCTGCTCGCCGGGGGCGGCGATCCGCAGCTCGCCGCCCGCCTGCCGGGTGCTCTTCAGGCCCCCGATCAGCGCCCCCAGGCCCGACGAGTCCACGAACGGCACCGCGGCGAGGTCGACGACCAGCCCCGTCCGCCCGTCGTCCACCGCGTCGCGGACGACGGCGCGCAGCGCGGCGGCGCTGACCAGGTCGAGGCGGCCGGTCAGGCGCACGACGCCCCGCCGATCGCCGTGGTCCTCGAGCTCCAGCTCCATCTAGGCCTCCTGGGGGTCGGGCTGCGGGGCGAACCCGCGGTAGAACGCGGCGTCGACGACGACGCTGAGCGAGATCAGGTCGTAGACGACCCACGCGACGTTGAGCATGATCGCGCCGCCGGCGTCGGTGGCCCCCACCATCAGGCGCACCAGGCCGATCACGACGGCCCCGCACAGCACCAGCATGGTGGCCACCTGCACCCGCACCAGCCGCAGCGACGCGCCGGCCTGCCGGGTCTTCGGGGTGACGACGAACCCCAGGTCGCGGCCGGTCAGCTGGTTGCGCACGACGCTGGTGACCGCCTGGATCCACAGCGGGAACAGCGCCAGGCTGTACTGCTGGCCGCGCCAGGTGCGCATGCCCCAGCCGACGAGCAGGAACAGCAGCTGGTTGACCAGCAGGTACGGCAGCAGGTGCCACATGAAGTCGGCGCCGAGCGAGCGCACCGGCAGGACGCCGAAGAGCAGGTAGACGATCGGGGCCGCCAGGTAGACGACGGCGGCGAAGCCCGACAGGTACGTCCACATCGTCGCGAAGTACATGAGCCGCTGGCCGACGGACAGGCCCGGCTGGCGCAGCGGGTTCTCCCGCAGCATCACCTGCATCGTCCCCTGCGACCACCGCAGCCGCTGGGCGAGCATGCTGCGCAGGTCCTCGGGGGCCAGTCCGTGGGCGAGGATCTCGTGGTGGTAGACGCTGCGCCAGCCCAGGCCGTGCAGGCGCATCGCGGTCGCCATGTCCTCCGTCACCGAGATCGTCGCCATCGGCATGACCGGCTGCGCCTCGTGCGCCTGGACGGCGTCGAGGTCGGCGATGATCCGGCGCACCGACTCGATCGCCCCGAGCGGCGACAGGTCGCGCACCGCCAGGCCGTCGAGGGCCGCCTCGTCCAGCACGAGCTCGCCGGTCTCGGCGTCCGCCTCCACGGGCCCCGGGCCGAGCGCCTCCAGGTCGGCCTGGATCGCGCGGACGTCGCGGTCCACGAGGCCGCGACTGATGCGGTCGACCTCGCGGCGGAACGCGTGCGTGACCTCCTGGGTCGTCAGCCCGCGGCGCTGGCCGGCGCGTACCTCGCGCAGCGCAGCGGCGAGCTCCTCGAGCGCGGCGGCGGCGTCCTCGTCCCCCCGCTCGCGGGCGGCGGCGCGGGCGCGGCCCACCACCCGGTCGGCGGTGCGGAGCACGCGCCGCAGGGCGGTCTCGACGTCGCGCACGTAGCCGACGATCCCCAGCTGCATGAGCGCCTCGCGCCGCAGGATGGCGTTCGACCCGCAGAAGAACGCGGCGTTCCACCCGTCCTTGCCCTGCTGGATCGGCCCGTAGAAGAGCGGCGCCTGGCTGCCCATCGGATCGGCGTCGTCGACGTTGACGAAGTACTGCGGGGTCTGGACGAGCGCGACCTGCGGGTCGGTGAACCACCCGAGCGTGCGGTCGAGGATCGCCGGGTCGGGGATCTGGTCGGCGTCGAGGATCAGCAGGAACTCGCCGTCCGTCTGGAACAGCGCGTTGTTGAGGTTGCCGGCCTTCGCGTGCCGGGGGCGGTCGTGCCAGTCGGCGCTGCGGGTGATGTAGCCGACGCCCTCCTCGGCCGCCATCGCCGCCATCTCCGGGCTCGCGCCGTCGTCGAGGACGTAGGTGCGGTGCGGGTGGCGGATGTCGCGGGCCGCCCGCGCCGTGCCCCGGACGAGCTCGATCGGCTCGTTGTAGCAGGTGATGAACACGTCGACGGTGGCGTCCGGCGGGGGCGGCGGCGCCGCGCCGCGCTCCTTCAGCCGCCACATCGTCAGGCCGAACAGCCACGCGTCCAGGTACGAGTACGTCTCGGCCAGGATCAGCGGGACGGCGATCCACCACGCCGACCAGTTGACCGACGACGTCCAGCGCCACGCGAGGTAGTAGGTGCCCAGCGCGAGGTTGGCGGCGACGAGCACGCGCAGGACGTCGCGGCGCAGCCGCCGGCGGTCCTCCGGGGCGTCCGGGAGCAGCGGCGCGAGGACCCGCTCGACCGCGCGGCGGCGGGGCGCGGGGGCTGGCGGCGCGCTCACGTGCGCCGCGCCCCGCCCCAGCGCCGCCGCGCGACGAGCAGGACCACGGCCACGAACGCGACGAGCACGACGGCGGCCGGGATCGCCCAGCGCGGCGCGTCGTCGACGGCGGAGGCCTGCGCCACCGGGGCGAGCTCGTCGGGCGGCTCGGCGCCCGGAGCGGTCGCGGCCAGGGCGCCGGGCGCCGAGGACGGCACGACGAGCATCGCGCGGCCGACGAGCCGTTCGACGGTGCTGGCGCGCGTCAGGGCGCGCGCGGCCCGCACCAGGCCGGCGCCGTCGGCGCCGCGGACCGCGAGCACCGTGCCGTCGTCCGACCACGGCGACGCGTCGAGGACGAGCGTGCCGGTGTCGGGCCCCGTCGCGCGGCGGCCGCCGGGCACGGCGATCGGGCGGCCCAGGTCGCGGTCGGCGCGGCCGACGAGGACCAGGTCGGCCTGGCCGCGGCGGGCGTCGCCGACCCGGTCGGCGGTGACCAGGCGCGGGCTGGGGGCGCCGGGGGCGGCCCAGCGCCCGATCGCGGCCGCGACCTGCAGCGCCGCCGTGCGCTCCGCCGGGGCGGGGTCGCGCGGCAGCACCACGTCGACGGGCCGGCCGCCGGTGCCGAGGGGCGCGGGGAAGCGCGCCAGGTCGCGGGCGTCCGTGTCGTCGTGCGGCAGCGTGATGCGCGACGTGTCGAGGATCGTCGCCGTGGCGCCCTGCGGGTCGCGCGGCGCGCACCGCTCCTGGCGCGGCGGCAGGCCGAAGCGCAGGCGGAGGGGCAGCCGGCGGACGGCGCGGCCGTCCAGGTCGGCGTCGAGCAGGCCGGCGGGCAGGGCGAAGCGCAGCCGGACCGGGCCGGCGCCGGGGCGGAGCGCCCGGCTGCCGAGGTCGCGGCCCGCGAGCGACGCCGTCACGTACGACGCGTCCGGCCGCAGGGCCGCGCCCGCGTCGACGACGAGCTCCAGGGTGCCGTCGTCGGTGATCGTCCAGGCCGGCGGCCGGTCGACGGTCAGGTCGACGGTCGCCGTGCCCGGCCCCAGCACCTGGCGCGTCCCGATCCCGAGCTGCGCGAACGTCGCCGCGTCCGACGACCACGCCCGGGCGCGGCGGGGCCGTTCGGGCCGCGGACCCCGCACGAGCGCCGCGCGCCCCGGCAGCGGCGTGAGGGCGTCGGGGGCGTCCAGGGCCGCCGCGGCGCGGGCCGTCCCGCGGGCGTCGGCGCCGCCGAGCGCCAGCCGCGGCGTGCCGTCGCGGCGCACCGCGAGCACGCCGTCCCCGGGGGCCGCCGTCGGGGCCGGCGTGCCGGCGAGGGCGCGCGCCAGGCCCGGGCCCGTGCCCACGGCGAGCACCGGGCCCGCGGCGTCCTCGCGGGCGCCGGCGACCTGCACGAACGGGTCGGCGCCGACGGCCCCGGCGGCGCGTCCGACGGCCGCGACCGCTCGTCCGGCGGCGGCGAGCGACGCCGGGTCGTCGTCGGTCGCGACGGTCAGCGGCGCGCCGTCCGCCGCGGGCACGAGCGTCGGCAGCGCGTCCGCGAGCGTGCGGTCGGCCGGCCGCAGGCGCGGGTCGACCGTGCTGTCGTCCCGCACGACCGCCCAGAGCGCGCTGTCGTCCGGGTCCTCGCAGACGTCGCGGGTCAGCCGCATCGAGAAGCGGGCCGTGAGCGTGACGCCCCCGGCGGCGTCGGGCAGCGGGGGCAGCGCGACGCGCAGGCGCCCGCCGCGGGCCGTCTCGCGCGTCAGCCGGGCGCTGCCGAGCGGGCGGTCGCCGGCGTAGAGCGTGACGGTC
This genomic window contains:
- a CDS encoding universal stress protein, with product MFTTILVGFDGTPEALGALDLARRLGADDTTLIVADVLTDARAAARALVPGGHPDDLAAADLAPAREMLDDRPWVEYAAPRARSVAEGLHRTASETMSDLIVVGATRHGAAARRVLGDDAEATLHGAPCAVAVAPAGATEEVRHVGVAFDGTAAGRRAVAVAAALAAEHHADLTLLSVVDTTRAYATFGTAGGFGDVRREAREALTDAAAGVHGVPRVRRRLLEGDPVREAVALSHEVDLLVLGARANGPALRLLLGSVSSRVVRRAECPVMVVPEAVRVADGAVSGT
- a CDS encoding ATP-binding protein, with product MYRLAQEALTNVVKHAGARAASVAVTHDGTAVLLTVRDDGRGVDADAVAERTGFGITGMRERVRLEGGTLRIGPRPGGGTEVVARLPSAR
- a CDS encoding FAD-dependent oxidoreductase; its protein translation is MTVPAVLPHDAAAAPAHTQVLVVGGGTAALEVVMALHERAAGEVRVTLLAPDPHFRYRPLAAYAGLVPDTRQTVAVPPLAAEWGASVVGDRLASVDLDRRVATTTHGGRIAYEALVVASGAAPEAAVPGAVTLGAPHDEPAFAALVARVRAGQATRLAVVVPPGVAWTLPAYEVALLLAHAAPPETTLVTVLTAEDAPLQAFGDAAGDAVRSLLRRRGVELRTSCPPETVAGGTLPVPLGDPVPLDAVVALARPQGPAIPGLPHDRAGFVPVDVRGRIVGEDDAWAVGDVTDRPVKQGGLAVQQADVAAADVLRHLGLQDGETAPARPVVRAALLDGQGTLYLRAEHGDDGWATVVSREPLWWPPTKIAGGRLAAYLAARETALVD
- a CDS encoding flavodoxin domain-containing protein, with the protein product MLTLAPTLTPPGGRPGGTVLVAFASAHGTTREIAERIASRLHLRGIGTVLADVAAEPLTSVAAHDRVVVAAPVRGDHHHPAMVAWLQLRARELAGRDVSLVSVSLSAASGDAWAGRTARYVETLAAETGVRPDRVLQVGGALRYRSATVATRLRMKRVAAVRHLDTDASRDHGYTDWDAVDGLVGLLARAVHGGAGAALRLAG
- a CDS encoding GAF domain-containing SpoIIE family protein phosphatase — its product is MTAPEIPADEFERLAALHETELLDSSPEERFDRVTRLCRRLMGVDMALVNLIDDDRQWTKSVAGGQGLEISRRLSVCAHTILDPDGLEVEDLSADPRFRDVPYVADDPRLRFYAGVPLATAGGHRVGTLCVADRRPRRLTDADRALLRDLGQWAEQELSREDALARAAAIHGSLLPTRPPWDDAWEVAGRCRASPRVGGDFYDWHHGPDATVVALGGVAGHGMPAAIAMAVVRSALRAATRDEADPAAALGRLAAEVATEGGTAGRATGVLVLALRDGGRVACADAGHGRAQVVAPDGAVRPFVAGAPLGTTDGAAYAPTDVELPPGAVLVAWGAGLVLGDGPPTPATVGALVAGARSAEEAVARVTDAAAPPSASEDVTVVAVRRREAWAGGSA
- a CDS encoding ATP-binding protein, whose protein sequence is MHLEIDAVPACLERVHALLDAVWRDARPPVPAPLQARFSTAVAELAANVVEHGARPTGGPPRMVLDVWVTPRAVLGTLEDDGRAAPDPGPCGGAPALDVDPLAESGRGLELARATLDALALERDGGRNRWSLRVDRP
- a CDS encoding STAS domain-containing protein; the encoded protein is MELELEDHGDRRGVVRLTGRLDLVSAAALRAVVRDAVDDGRTGLVVDLAAVPFVDSSGLGALIGGLKSTRQAGGELRIAAPGEQVLSVLRLMRLDRVLRPYETVAEALDGL
- a CDS encoding glycosyltransferase; the encoded protein is MRRDVLRVLVAANLALGTYYLAWRWTSSVNWSAWWIAVPLILAETYSYLDAWLFGLTMWRLKERGAAPPPPPDATVDVFITCYNEPIELVRGTARAARDIRHPHRTYVLDDGASPEMAAMAAEEGVGYITRSADWHDRPRHAKAGNLNNALFQTDGEFLLILDADQIPDPAILDRTLGWFTDPQVALVQTPQYFVNVDDADPMGSQAPLFYGPIQQGKDGWNAAFFCGSNAILRREALMQLGIVGYVRDVETALRRVLRTADRVVGRARAAARERGDEDAAAALEELAAALREVRAGQRRGLTTQEVTHAFRREVDRISRGLVDRDVRAIQADLEALGPGPVEADAETGELVLDEAALDGLAVRDLSPLGAIESVRRIIADLDAVQAHEAQPVMPMATISVTEDMATAMRLHGLGWRSVYHHEILAHGLAPEDLRSMLAQRLRWSQGTMQVMLRENPLRQPGLSVGQRLMYFATMWTYLSGFAAVVYLAAPIVYLLFGVLPVRSLGADFMWHLLPYLLVNQLLFLLVGWGMRTWRGQQYSLALFPLWIQAVTSVVRNQLTGRDLGFVVTPKTRQAGASLRLVRVQVATMLVLCGAVVIGLVRLMVGATDAGGAIMLNVAWVVYDLISLSVVVDAAFYRGFAPQPDPQEA
- a CDS encoding cellulose biosynthesis cyclic di-GMP-binding regulatory protein BcsB — translated: MRRALAPVALAAALAAPAARAAERPSAAAGTFADRGVPTTTVRGRDGTATAFFPLPAGYAVRGGTVDLRFEHSPLLEPRRSTVTLYAGDRPLGSARLTRETARGGRLRVALPPLPDAAGGVTLTARFSMRLTRDVCEDPDDSALWAVVRDDSTVDPRLRPADRTLADALPTLVPAADGAPLTVATDDDPASLAAAGRAVAAVGRAAGAVGADPFVQVAGAREDAAGPVLAVGTGPGLARALAGTPAPTAAPGDGVLAVRRDGTPRLALGGADARGTARAAAALDAPDALTPLPGRAALVRGPRPERPRRARAWSSDAATFAQLGIGTRQVLGPGTATVDLTVDRPPAWTITDDGTLELVVDAGAALRPDASYVTASLAGRDLGSRALRPGAGPVRLRFALPAGLLDADLDGRAVRRLPLRLRFGLPPRQERCAPRDPQGATATILDTSRITLPHDDTDARDLARFPAPLGTGGRPVDVVLPRDPAPAERTAALQVAAAIGRWAAPGAPSPRLVTADRVGDARRGQADLVLVGRADRDLGRPIAVPGGRRATGPDTGTLVLDASPWSDDGTVLAVRGADGAGLVRAARALTRASTVERLVGRAMLVVPSSAPGALAATAPGAEPPDELAPVAQASAVDDAPRWAIPAAVVLVAFVAVVLLVARRRWGGARRT